In a single window of the Terriglobus roseus genome:
- a CDS encoding GyrI-like domain-containing protein, producing MSTTLPSPKFRDGAKRLLAGSLQTHTIAVAAESIPVQWGDFFALDVPEIHTASVTYGVVIRADDETMDYMCAIEVPSFDGVRSPHRETLPAARYVVFTIDGLEHIGEQWSAIYASWLPTSGYNLAKSPAFERYDDRYDPESETGPIELWVPVEPVS from the coding sequence ATGTCCACGACACTGCCCAGCCCGAAGTTCCGCGACGGCGCAAAGCGCCTGCTTGCCGGATCGCTGCAGACGCACACCATTGCGGTTGCTGCGGAGTCGATCCCCGTGCAATGGGGCGACTTCTTCGCGCTGGACGTGCCGGAGATTCATACCGCCAGCGTGACCTACGGTGTAGTCATCCGCGCGGACGACGAGACCATGGACTACATGTGTGCGATCGAAGTGCCGAGCTTTGACGGTGTGCGTTCGCCGCATCGCGAGACGCTGCCTGCAGCACGCTATGTCGTCTTCACCATCGACGGCCTCGAGCACATCGGCGAACAATGGTCAGCGATCTACGCAAGCTGGCTGCCGACTTCCGGCTACAACCTTGCAAAGTCGCCGGCCTTTGAGCGCTACGATGATCGCTACGACCCTGAATCTGAGACAGGTCCCATCGAACTGTGGGTACCGGTCGAACCCGTGAGCTAG